CCCTGGGGCAGTTCGCCTTTCTCTTCTACGCCATGTATGTCGGCATGCCGGCCGGCCTGGCGTCGCTGGTGCTGCAGTCGCAGGCGTTCTTCACTCTGTTTTTCGCCGCGCTGTTTCTCGGCGAGCGGCTGCGCGGCAGCAACCTGTTCGGCCTGCTGGTGGCGGCCAGCGGCCTGGTGTTGATCGGTCTGCAGGGCGGGCAGGCGATGACCCTGGCCGGCTTTGCCCTGACCATCGCCGCTGCCTCGATGTGGGCGCTGGGCAACGTGGTCACACGCAAGCTGGGCAAGGTCAATCTGGTCGGCCTGGTGGTCTGGGGCAGCCTGATCCCGCCGCTGCCGTTTCTGGCGTTATCGCTGTGGCTGGAAGGCCCGGAACTGATCAGCCAGTCGCTGCGTAGTCTCAGCCTGGACTCGCTGCTGGTACTGGCTTACCTGGCATTCGGTGCCACCATTCTCGGTTACGGGCTCTGGAGTCGTCTGCTGTCGCGTTACCCGGCCAGCCAGGTGGCACCGTTCTCGCTGCTGGTGCCGGTGGTGGGTATCAGCTCCTCGGCGCTGTTGCTCGATGAGCGCCTCGGCAGCTTGCAGATGGTCGGTGCGGCGCTGGTGATGGCCGGGCTGCTGATCAACGTGTGGGGCGGACGCTTGCTAGATAGCTGGCGGCAGCGCGAGCCGACGCTACCGTAGTCTACGCTGCGCGCCTGGCCTGAATGCCTGAACTCTGGTGCGCACGGCGCACCCTACGGTGCAAACGCGGCCCGCGTCGGCTCAGTCTTGCGGGCGTTTTTCCGGCAGGCGCTCGAGAATCTGGTCCAGACGCTGCTGGATGCGTTGGTCGATCTTCTCGTGCAGGCGCATGATTTCCAACTCGGCGCGCAGGTTCACTTCGAAGTCCAGGCTCGCGGCCAGGCGATCCTTCGCCGCCTGGCGGTTCTGGCTCATCATGATGATCGGCGCCTGGACGGCGGCCAGGGTCGACAGCATCAGGTTGAGGAAAATGTAAGGGTAGGGGTCGAAGGCCATGCCGAAGTGCGACAGCACGTCGGTGTTGAGCAGCATCCAGCCGAGCATGGTCAGTGAAAAACAGATGATGAAGGTCCATGAGCCGCCGACCGATGCGACCCTGTCGGAAAGCCTCTCGCCGAAAGATGATTGTTCATCCGACGCGTCGGCAGCATCGCGGCTGATGGGGCGACGCTGGCGAATCTGTTCGAGCACATGGCTTTCTTCCGGCTCGAGTTCGTGGGGGGCTTTGCCGAGCAGGGTCTGGGCGAGTTTTTGCAGCGGGTGCGAGGTGTCGTTGCTCATCGTGACTGCTCATTTATGGCTGACAGTAGCAGGGATGCTGAATCGCTCCGGCCGACTTGTCACCTGTCCACTGCATCCTGGCGTGCTGCACTTTCCAGGCGGTTGCGACCATTGGCCTTGGCCCGATACAGCGCCTGGTCCGCTGCGTCGATCAGGCTCAGAGCGCTTGTGGCGCTGTCCTGGGTGCCGGGGCTCAGGCTGGCCAGGCCGATGCTCACTGTAATTCTCTGGAATGGACTGTTCTCATGCGGCAGTGCGCTGTGCTCCAGGTTTGTCATGAACGCGAGAGCGATGGCTTCGGCGCCCTCGCTACTGGTGTTCGGCAGAATCACGGCCAGTTCTTCGCCGCCGTAGCGTGCCGCCAGGTCGCCGGGGCGACGCATGCAGCGCTGGAGCAGGTCGGCGACGCTGCGCAGGCATTCGTCACCCGCCAGGTGGCCGTAGTGATCGTTGTAGCGCTTGAACAGGTCGATATCGAGCAGCATCAGGGTAAGGTCTGAACCCTGGCGCTGCGCACGGCGAATTTCCACTTCCAGCGTCTGGTCGAAGCTGCGACGGTTGGCCAGGCCGGTCAGGGCGTCCTGCGAAGCCAGTATTTCCAGGCGGGCATTGGCGTCGAGCAGTTCTTCCCGGGCGCTGAGCAGTTGGCGCTCGGCGCGCGAGCGACGGTGCATGTCGACAAGTAGCCGCAGGCCGATGATAGCGACGGCGAGCAGCAGGATCAGAACCACCGTGGCGAACAGTCGTGCATCACGGCGCCAGGCCGTTAGTGCCTCATCGCGACCCAGCGCCACCACAGTGATCAGGGGGAGGTTGCTGTTATGGCGGAACGCGTACAGGCGCTCGATGCCATCGATGCGGGAGACCTGTGTGGTCGTGGCCTGTTGCCGTTCGCGTAATGTCTGAAAGATCGGCGAGCTCGACCAATCCAGCCCCACATCCTGTTCACGGAAGGGCTGGCGAAACAGCAGGGTGCCATCGCTGGCTGAGAGGCTCATCGTGCCTTGCTGGCCCAGATCGAGGCTGCCGAACAGCTGGAGGAAATGCTTCACGCTCAACGTGATGGCCACCACGCCGGAGAAATTGCCGTCGGTATCGTTCAGGCGCCGGCTGACGGTGAATACCCACTCGTGCGCCAGGCGGCTCTTGATGGTCGGGCCGATGAACGTCTCGGGCGAGGGATTGTCGCGATGATGGATGAAGAACGCACGATCGGCGGCGTTCGGGCGCGCATTGATATCGCCCCGCGATACCAGCAGGCGGTCACCCTTGGCGTTGTAGATGATGATGGTGCTGGCCAGCTTGAGCACCCGGCTCTGTTCCTGCACGACCTGCTGCAGGCGATCGAGATGTGCCCGACCCTTGCCTTCGTGCTCCAGGCGTTCTGCCAGCTCCACCAATACCAGCTCGGATTGGCGAATCACCCCTTCGCTGTAATTGTCCAGGGCACGCGCCAGGTTGAGATTGGCCACGTTCAGATCATGCAGGGCACGCTCGCGGGAAAACCAGATCTGCCAGGCCGTCAGCAATGCCAGCGACAGGCATATGAATACCAGCAGGATGAAGGTGAGGCGGGTACCGCGTTTCATAAAGCCAGAGCCCTGCCGTGGGACTGAACAGCGTGGGCAACGGAAAAACCACCGGCGGGTGGCTTTTCCATTGCGAGAGAATCAGTCCTGACGGCTGGTGACTTCCAGCAGGTGATAACCGAACTGAGTCTTGACCGGGCCTTGCACCACGCCGACCGGTGCGCTGAACACCACGGTGTCGAATTCCTTGACCATCTGGCCCGGGCCGAAGGAACCCAGATCACCGCCGCTACGGCCGGACGGGCAGGAGGAGTTGTCGCGGGCCAGTTGGGCGAAATCGGCACCGCCCTCGATGGCGGCTTTCAGTTCGTTGCACTTGTCTTCGCTGGCAACCAGGATGTGGCGGGCAGTGGCGCGGGCCATGGGAGTACCTCCTATCAATGAAGGTGCAGAGCCTAGCGCAATCGCCTCGACAAGCAAACGGTCGGCCGTTCGTCCATCTGTCAGGAGCCGTTTCGGCGTCTGGCTTGTCCCATCTTCTGTAAGTGGGCATTTGCCCTGAACTCAGGCTTCACTGAGGAGACTTGCGGATGAACACCCTGAGCATCGACGGTTGGCGCAAGGCCGACAATGACAGCAAATCCATCCCTATCGGCACTATGCAGTTCTATGTCAGCGAGGCGGAGCACTTGCGCCTGGAGCAGGCTGAGGAGCAATTGCAGCGCAGCGGCGTCCGGGACGCGATGATCGACGCAGACATGCAGACGTTGGAGCTGGTCATGCCGGAGGGCTTCGGCCCACTGAGTGAATGCAAATGGCGCGTCTACATTGGCGGCGAAGAGGGGCGTGGCCAGTTTCATCTGGTCGGCTACAGCGCCGAAGATGGCTGCCTGATCTACAGCAACGCGGTAATGGTCGATCTATTGGGTTGACCGCTATTGGCAAACCCTTGCCTCGGGGTGGCAAGTCCATGCCGCGACGTCGTATGAAAGCCGCGTATTTACTGGTCTGCAGCGGCTGGCCCGGAATCTGCTATGCATCAGGCGAACGGATTTCGCGGAGGCCTCATGACCAGTATCAACAACAGCACGCCTGCCATGCTCAGCTACTACGGTAGCCAGCTCAACAATCGCTCGACTGCGACCAGCGGCGAAGCCAACGGTCAGGCCAGTCAGGATCCAGTTGCCGACTTGCGGCGTTTTGCCAAACAGGTGGTGGCGCGCAGTGAGGGTGGACTACTACGCGCGATGAATGGTGGCGCGGCGCAGGCCAGCAATACCGTGCAGCGCAGTGGCGACAGTCAGCCGACTAGGCCTTCGGTGATTCAATTGCCGGATGTGACGCAGCTCGATCGCGACGATGCCGCCAAGCTGCTGGCGCAGGTGCAGAAGATGGTGGATGCCGGCATGGATGGCAGCGTGCGCATCGCCGGTTACAACGGCGACCAGCAGACCGACTCGCTGGAAACCTACCGCCAGTGGCTGCAGGAAAAGGGCGGAGTCAGCATCTACGTCTGATCCGCAGCCGTTCAGCCCAGAATGGGTTCTACGTCCTCTCGGGTGATCACCCGGTTACGCCCGGCGCGCTTGGCCGCGTAGGTGCGCCTGTCTGCCGCCAGCATCAGCTCGTCCAGTGATTGCCCATCTACCCCGAAACAGGCCACGCCAGCGCTCAACGTCATGTGCAGCGTGGTTTCATCCACCGTCAGCGATTGCGCAACCAGGCGTTCGCGCAGGCTTTCGGCGATTTCCCGAGCTTGCGCTGCCTTGCTGCCTGGCAGCAGCACCGCAAATTCCTCACCGCCCAGGCGACAGAACAGATCATTGACCCGTAAACGCTGCGCCAGCACCTTGGCGAAGTGAACCAGGGCACGGTCACCGACTTCGTGGCCAAAGCGGTCGTTGATCTGCTTGAAGTGGTCGATATCGACGAATACCAGCGAAAGCGGCGTGCCATTGCGCAACGCATGGGCACGCTCACGCTCGAATACCTCGGCCAGCTTCAGGCGGTTTGGCTGGCTGGTCAGAGAGCCGGTGGTCGCCTGCTCGGTCAGGCGCTGCTCATTGAGCAGGCGGCTGCGCTCGTAGATGTGCGCGAAAATCATCACCGCCAAGCTGGCGAGGCCGAGATTGGCGATGATCTCGACGTTTTGCAGCAATTCATCGGACGAAAACCGCTGACTGAAGACGAACAGGCCGACACCGACGAACACGATCGAGCCGTACATCCCCAGGCGCAACCCCAGTAATAGATAGCAGATGATCGGAATTGTCTGGATCCAGGCGAACACCGCGAAGGTAGTGGTGGTCTGAGACAGCGCCACAATCATGATGCTGAAGAACGGCAGCAGGTAAATTGCGGTCAATAGCTGCAGGTTGCGTGTTTTATCGATGATGGTCAGCAAATACAGCGACACCGCGGCGTAGCCGATCTCCAGACCGGCCAACAGCCAGTTGTCGTGCAACAGATTGACGACCGAGAAGAACAAACCGCCGCTCAAGGTGATCCCTAGCAAGGCTTTAAGGACCAGGCGGCGATGTTGTTCGTTCTTGGCGAAGTAACCGGGCATTAGTGTTCTCAGGCGGGAGAGGCGAGTGCATAAGTTGTGTGATGACGATAGATGGCGTCATGCAGGAACCCTGCCGTTCGGCCGCGATGCCAATGTACGCGGGCGTTCGATGGGATCAGGAAACCGGCCATGACCCTGCGCCGGGAATTGCGTCAGAATCACGACGTTAGTTGGGAGAAGGCTGTATGACAACAACAATGAGCAAATGGGGAAGGCAAGGCTGCCTGCTGGCGCTGCTGTTGATGGGGATTGCGGGCACGGCTCAGGCGGCTGAGGACCTTGAGCTGATCGAGACGATCAACAGCTATCGCAGCGAGGTGCAACGCTGCGGCGTGCAGGCCTCCGAGCCATTGCCACCGTTGACCAACGATCCACGCCTGATCCTGCCTGCCAACGGCACTGCGGACCTGCAGGATTCGCTGAGCGCGGCCGGTTACCCGTTGGTCAACGTACAGGCCATCACGCTCTCCGGCCCGCGCAATGCGCAGGCTGCCATGCAGGCCTTGAGCGAGAGCTTCTGTCGCGTGATGCTCGACCCTCAGTTCATCGATATCGGCGTCAGTCAGCAGGATCGCGACTGGCGCATCGTACTGGCTCGGCCGCTGCTCAGTGGGCGGCTGCAAACATGGCAGACCGAGGGGGAAAGTCTGCTCCTGCTGATCAACTCCGCTCGCGCCGAGGCGCGCCAGTGCGGTGACCAGGCCTTTGCCGCTACTACGCCGCTGGTATGGAGCGACGAACTGGGCAGCGCCGCCGAGAGCCATAGCCGGGCCATGGCCAATGGCAATTTCTTCGCTCATCAGGGGCGTGACGGCCTCACGCCGGGTGACCGCGCGGAGCTGGCGGGTTACAGCGGTACCAAGGTCGGCGAGAACATCGCCGCAGCGCTGGATACCACCGCCAAGGTGGTCGAGGGCTGGCTGGCCAGCTCCGGGCACTGCGCCAACATCATGAACCCGGAGTTCAGCGAGCTAGGCGCTGCCTATG
The genomic region above belongs to Pseudomonas sediminis and contains:
- a CDS encoding CAP domain-containing protein, whose product is MSKWGRQGCLLALLLMGIAGTAQAAEDLELIETINSYRSEVQRCGVQASEPLPPLTNDPRLILPANGTADLQDSLSAAGYPLVNVQAITLSGPRNAQAAMQALSESFCRVMLDPQFIDIGVSQQDRDWRIVLARPLLSGRLQTWQTEGESLLLLINSARAEARQCGDQAFAATTPLVWSDELGSAAESHSRAMANGNFFAHQGRDGLTPGDRAELAGYSGTKVGENIAAALDTTAKVVEGWLASSGHCANIMNPEFSELGAAYANDPQSDAGIYWTALFGGQ
- a CDS encoding GGDEF domain-containing protein, encoding MKRGTRLTFILLVFICLSLALLTAWQIWFSRERALHDLNVANLNLARALDNYSEGVIRQSELVLVELAERLEHEGKGRAHLDRLQQVVQEQSRVLKLASTIIIYNAKGDRLLVSRGDINARPNAADRAFFIHHRDNPSPETFIGPTIKSRLAHEWVFTVSRRLNDTDGNFSGVVAITLSVKHFLQLFGSLDLGQQGTMSLSASDGTLLFRQPFREQDVGLDWSSSPIFQTLRERQQATTTQVSRIDGIERLYAFRHNSNLPLITVVALGRDEALTAWRRDARLFATVVLILLLAVAIIGLRLLVDMHRRSRAERQLLSAREELLDANARLEILASQDALTGLANRRSFDQTLEVEIRRAQRQGSDLTLMLLDIDLFKRYNDHYGHLAGDECLRSVADLLQRCMRRPGDLAARYGGEELAVILPNTSSEGAEAIALAFMTNLEHSALPHENSPFQRITVSIGLASLSPGTQDSATSALSLIDAADQALYRAKANGRNRLESAARQDAVDR
- a CDS encoding GGDEF domain-containing protein codes for the protein MPGYFAKNEQHRRLVLKALLGITLSGGLFFSVVNLLHDNWLLAGLEIGYAAVSLYLLTIIDKTRNLQLLTAIYLLPFFSIMIVALSQTTTTFAVFAWIQTIPIICYLLLGLRLGMYGSIVFVGVGLFVFSQRFSSDELLQNVEIIANLGLASLAVMIFAHIYERSRLLNEQRLTEQATTGSLTSQPNRLKLAEVFERERAHALRNGTPLSLVFVDIDHFKQINDRFGHEVGDRALVHFAKVLAQRLRVNDLFCRLGGEEFAVLLPGSKAAQAREIAESLRERLVAQSLTVDETTLHMTLSAGVACFGVDGQSLDELMLAADRRTYAAKRAGRNRVITREDVEPILG
- a CDS encoding DUF1003 domain-containing protein; translated protein: MSNDTSHPLQKLAQTLLGKAPHELEPEESHVLEQIRQRRPISRDAADASDEQSSFGERLSDRVASVGGSWTFIICFSLTMLGWMLLNTDVLSHFGMAFDPYPYIFLNLMLSTLAAVQAPIIMMSQNRQAAKDRLAASLDFEVNLRAELEIMRLHEKIDQRIQQRLDQILERLPEKRPQD
- a CDS encoding EamA family transporter, with the translated sequence MTPKDLLLALLVIVVWGLNFVVIKVGLHGMPPMLMGALRFMLAAFPAILFVRRPQVPLRWMLAYGMTISLGQFAFLFYAMYVGMPAGLASLVLQSQAFFTLFFAALFLGERLRGSNLFGLLVAASGLVLIGLQGGQAMTLAGFALTIAAASMWALGNVVTRKLGKVNLVGLVVWGSLIPPLPFLALSLWLEGPELISQSLRSLSLDSLLVLAYLAFGATILGYGLWSRLLSRYPASQVAPFSLLVPVVGISSSALLLDERLGSLQMVGAALVMAGLLINVWGGRLLDSWRQREPTLP
- a CDS encoding peptidylprolyl isomerase, translating into MARATARHILVASEDKCNELKAAIEGGADFAQLARDNSSCPSGRSGGDLGSFGPGQMVKEFDTVVFSAPVGVVQGPVKTQFGYHLLEVTSRQD